The Manihot esculenta cultivar AM560-2 chromosome 1, M.esculenta_v8, whole genome shotgun sequence genome has a window encoding:
- the LOC110621292 gene encoding LOB domain-containing protein 41, translated as MRMSCNGCRVLRKGCSENCSIRPCLQWIKSPESQANATVFLAKFYGRAGLMNLINAGPEHLRPAIFRSLLYEACGRIVNPIYGSVGLLWSGSWQLCQDAVEGVLKGTSITPINSEAAANGHGPPLKVYDIRHVSKDENSAASNDAKRVKTRCRVRRVVKPKVSNNNKPCRGVGLGAAGNELTRSMSHGSSVSHLSELAMVDGESKETESMVSEETAEASLLFKAEPESAAKSNGGVQDHATREMAGLGLELTLGLEPVSRASHVVPVKKRKLESYGYSSSEDDTYNTELGLDYPACH; from the exons ATGCGGATGAGTTGCAATGGATGTCGAGTTCTGCGCAAGGGTTGCAGCGAGAATTGCAGTATCAGACCTTGCTTGCAGTGGATCAAGAGCCCCGAGTCCCAAGCCAACGCCACTGTCTTCCTTGCCAAGTTTTATGGCCGCGCTGGCCTCATGAACCTCATCAACGCTGGCCCTGAACACCTTCGCCCTG CGATTTTCAGGTCTCTTCTTTATGAGGCTTGTGGGAGGATAGTGAACCCGATTTATGGGTCTGTTGGGTTGTTGTGGTCCGGGAGCTGGCAGCTCTGCCAAGACGCCGTCGAAGGTGTTCTAAAAGGTACGTCGATCACTCCGATCAATTCTGAAGCGGCGGCCAATGGACATGGACCTCCGTTGAAGGTTTACGATATTCGTCACGTGTCCAAGGATGAAAACTCTGCTGCTTCTAACGATGCCAAGCGAGTCAAGACGCGTTGTCGGGTTAGGAGAGTTGTGAAGCCGAAAGTTAGTAATAACAACAAACCATGTCGAGGCGTTGGGCTCGGAGCAGCAGGGAATGAGCTGACTCGGTCCATGAGTCACGGGTCGTCTGTAAGCCACTTGTCGGAGTTGGCAATGGTGGACGGCGAGAGCAAAGAGACGGAAAGCATGGTCTCCGAGGAGACGGCTGAGGCTTCGCTACTGTTCAAAGCCGAGCCGGAGTCAGCCGCGAAGAGCAATGGAGGAGTCCAGGATCATGCAACTAGGGAAATGGCTGGACTTGGACTGGAGTTGACCCTGGGCCTTGAGCCGGTGTCTCGTGCAAGTCACGTGGTACCAGTGAAGAAAAGGAAACTCGAATCATATGGGTATTCGTCATCGGAAGATGACACGTATAATACAGAGCTGGGACTAGACTATCCAGCTTGTCactaa
- the LOC110611623 gene encoding uncharacterized protein LOC110611623, whose amino-acid sequence MNPPGQRRSLSSLPLGLFPFGCTMKRAKVSSVYEDERRNRSREEKDYSSRRAGIQAKARKHGHKENAKPHYFVRGRAKRTASMLEKKKSGQGYNEEAVAAAKGVMLEKWEGEPEWWEEWPLSWSYEEQWMWSGTSIWDFRRYWEVMDGLYFVNGGDQYQDQEEAWKDCDDDIWNLRAITDITNP is encoded by the coding sequence ATGAACCCACCTGGACAAAGACGCAGCCTCTCTTCACTCCCCTTGGGTCTCTTTCCCTTTGGCTGCACAATGAAGAGAGCCAAAGTGAGCTCAGTGTATGAAGATGAGAGGAGAAATAGAAGCAGAGAAGAAAAAGACTATAGCTCAAGGAGGGCAGGAATCCAAGCAAAAGCTCGGAAACATGGGCACAAAGAAAATGCGAAACCTCATTACTTTGTCCGCGGCAGGGCTAAAAGAACAGCATCCATGttggagaagaagaaaagcggACAAGGTTACAATGAAGAAGCTGTTGCAGCAGCGAAGGGCGTGATGCTGGAGAAATGGGAAGGAGAGCCAGAGTGGTGGGAGGAGTGGCCATTGAGCTGGAGTTATGAGGAGCAATGGATGTGGAGTGGAACTTCCATATGGGATTTCCGCCGATACTGGGAGGTGATGGACGGTCTTTATTTCGTAAATGGAGGTGATCAATATCAAGATCAAGAGGAAGCTTGGAAGGATTGTGATGATGATATCTGGAACTTGAGAGCCATTACTGATATTACAAATCCTTGA
- the LOC110631254 gene encoding uncharacterized protein LOC110631254 isoform X1: protein MFKSNRVKATEFYCRYYRANLKMNHFNLHKDAFASHDETRGLVSIYDSKGSVLCPKPRRVGIPANNPIRPMRWHMSHQAEMCDSKARAELLDIILMKDGHGAEQSATHVASSPPFFCGSPPSRAANPVIQDARFGDEKLTPVSPLLIPSPSSLSSPTSRKGECMRMKFGLKPAAVRVEGFDCLNRDRQNSSIPAMA from the exons ATGTTCAAATCGAACAGAGTAAAAGCTAca GAGTTCTATTGTAGATATTACCGTGCAAATTTGAAGATGAATCACTTTAATCTTCATAAGGACGCCTTTGCCTCCCATGATGAGACTAGAGGCTTGGTTTCCATATATGATTCCAAGGGTTCTGTTCTATGCCCCAAACCCCGGCGAGTTGGAATTCCGGCTAACAATCCCATCAGGCCTATGAGATGGCATATGAG TCATCAAGCCGAGATGTGTGATTCAAAAGCCAGGGCAGAGCTTTTGGACATTATCCTCATGAag GATGGTCATGGGGCTGAACAATCTGCAACCCATGTAGCCTCATCACCCCCTTTTTTTTGTGGGTCTCCTCCTTCCAGGGCTGCTAACCCAGTTATTCAAGATGCCCGATTTGGAGATGAAAAACTTACTCCAGTTTCGCCACTGTTAATTCCATCACCTTCAAGTTTATCATCTCCAACATCACGCAAAGGAGAGTGCATGAGAATGAAGTTTGGGCTTAAACCAGCTGCAGTTAGAGTAGAAGGATTTGATTGCCTCAATAGGGATCGCCAAAATTCCAGCATCCCTGCTATGGCTTAG
- the LOC110631254 gene encoding uncharacterized protein LOC110631254 isoform X2 yields MNHFNLHKDAFASHDETRGLVSIYDSKGSVLCPKPRRVGIPANNPIRPMRWHMSHQAEMCDSKARAELLDIILMKDGHGAEQSATHVASSPPFFCGSPPSRAANPVIQDARFGDEKLTPVSPLLIPSPSSLSSPTSRKGECMRMKFGLKPAAVRVEGFDCLNRDRQNSSIPAMA; encoded by the exons ATGAATCACTTTAATCTTCATAAGGACGCCTTTGCCTCCCATGATGAGACTAGAGGCTTGGTTTCCATATATGATTCCAAGGGTTCTGTTCTATGCCCCAAACCCCGGCGAGTTGGAATTCCGGCTAACAATCCCATCAGGCCTATGAGATGGCATATGAG TCATCAAGCCGAGATGTGTGATTCAAAAGCCAGGGCAGAGCTTTTGGACATTATCCTCATGAag GATGGTCATGGGGCTGAACAATCTGCAACCCATGTAGCCTCATCACCCCCTTTTTTTTGTGGGTCTCCTCCTTCCAGGGCTGCTAACCCAGTTATTCAAGATGCCCGATTTGGAGATGAAAAACTTACTCCAGTTTCGCCACTGTTAATTCCATCACCTTCAAGTTTATCATCTCCAACATCACGCAAAGGAGAGTGCATGAGAATGAAGTTTGGGCTTAAACCAGCTGCAGTTAGAGTAGAAGGATTTGATTGCCTCAATAGGGATCGCCAAAATTCCAGCATCCCTGCTATGGCTTAG